In Harmonia axyridis chromosome X, icHarAxyr1.1, whole genome shotgun sequence, a single window of DNA contains:
- the LOC123685994 gene encoding protein naked cuticle homolog isoform X3, translating into MDNSDPSGQEKQEFSFTLYDFDGHGKITKDDIAGLVTTIYEAIGSSVKVPHYGSKTIKVKLTVSPEKQTPENSKPHDANIKNSNIRYKKDINVTIRQDSNAKNECYNANNKTSRHHCCKRVQKRRQKHTCCKKETENEDNLISDECSDVYSRLSSASTSEDECENDLISDQEQTTQKVKQKRYTKKNNSRYTIPTSFLKDIYKQQRNFTKNKKERNRSSSLQRKELLEIIQANMEKNNLSFQTIGKQCAQQDNSESKPVESTKHHHRHKTTTKTDSTFNSCINNTQFYVDLSSLQNATHLPTAYKYDKLIDAVIGVSNRRNNQGKHNKKHNKINSDCDNPVEYQVINEDVVKAPSNLKRSNDSANKKNAKKAQGVTGHTSSPHYLKHRNRQEDQARAMAQVVRWLEQEFSSNLTMKNKWERVNQHNGFSSEKDNTNCPNTNKNVERHEHHHVHEHIHHHYHHYQETPFIV; encoded by the exons ATGGACAATAGTGATCCATCTGGGCAGGAAAAACAGGAATTTTCCTTCACCCTTTACGATTTCGACGGTCATGGAAAAATAACTAAAGAT GATATCGCTGGACTGGTGACAACTATTTATGAAGCAATTGGTTCATCGGTGAAAGTACCACACTATGGTAGTAAAACCATCAAAGTAAAATTGACTGTTTCTCCTGAGAAACAAACACCAGAAAACAGTAAACCACATGATGCAAACatcaaaaattcgaatatcAGATACAAAAAAGATATCAACGTTACTATTCGACAAGATTCGAATGCTAAAAATGAATGTTATAATGCCAATAACAAGACCAGTAGGCATCACTGTTGTAAAAGAGTTCAAAAACGACGGCAAAAACACACTTGCTGTAAGAAGGAAACAGAGAATGAAGATAATTTGATATCCGACGAGTGTTCAGATGTTTACAGTAGACTTTCAAGTGCTTCAACCAGTGAAGATGAATGTGAAAACGATCTCATTTCAGATCAAGAACAAACAACTCAAAAAGTCAAACAAAAGAGATacacaaagaaaaataattctagatatacAATACCTACATCTTTTTTGAAAGATATCTACAAACAGCAAAGgaattttaccaaaaataaGAAAGAGAGGAATAGATCCAGCTCCTTGCAAAGAAAGGAACTCTTAGAAATCATTCAAGCTAATATGGAGAAGAATAATCTCAGTTTTCAAACGATAGG AAAACAATGTGCCCAACAAGATAACTCTGAGAGCAAGCCAGTGGAGTCAACAAAGCATCATCATAGACATAAGACAACAACGAAAACAGATAGTACTTTCAATAGCTGCATCAATAACACTCAGTTTTACGTAGATCTCTCATCTCTACAAAATGCAACTCACTTGCCAACAGCTTACAAATACGACAAATTAATAGACGCTGTTATAGGAGTATCAAATAGAAGGAACAATCAAGgaaaacataataaaaaacACAACAAAATCAACTCAGATTGTGACAATCCAGTGGAGTATCAAGTGATAAATGAAGATGTAGTCAAAGCACCTTCCAATTTGAAAAGAAGCAACGATTCAGCAAATAAAAAAAACGCGAAGAAGGCACAAGGAGTAACAGGGCACACATCTTCACCACATTACCTCAAACACAGAAACCGACAGGAAGACCAAGCTAGAGCAATGGCTCAGGTTGTTCGTTGGTTGGAGCAAGAATTTTCCTCTAATCTcacaatgaaaaacaaatggGAAAGGGTTAACCAACATAACGGATTTTCATCAGAGAAAGACAACACAAACTGTCCgaatacaaacaaaaatgtCGAGAGACACGAACACCATCATGTTCATGAACATATTCATCACCATTATCATCATTATCAAGAGACTCCTTTCATAGTGTGA